One segment of Solanum lycopersicum chromosome 1, SLM_r2.1 DNA contains the following:
- the TomloxE gene encoding lipoxygenase, which produces MILNKIVDSITGKDDGEKVKGTVVLMKKNVLDFTDVTASIVDGALEFLGRRVSFQLISNSVHDANGLEGKLSNPAYLENWITNITPVVAGESTFSVTFDWDDDEFGVPGAFIIKNLHFSEFFLKSLTLEHVPNHGKVHFVCNSWVYPASKYKSDRIFFANQAYLPSETPELLRKYRENELVALRGDGTGKLEEWDRVYDYAYYNDLGDPDKGQEYARPVLGGSSQYPYPRRGRTGRKPTKTDPNTESRIPLLMSLDIYVPRDERFGHVKMSDFLTFALKSISQLLLPEFKALFDSTPNEFDSFADVLKIYEGGIKLPQGPLFKAIVDAIPLEILKQLLSTDGEGLLKYPTPQVIQEDKSAWRTDEEFGREMLAGINPVIISRLQEFPPKSKLDPKIYGNQTSTITREQIEDKLDGLTVDEAVKTNRLFILNHHDILMPYVRRINTTTNTKMYATRTLLFLQDDGTLKPLAIELSLPHPDGDQFGAVSEVFTPSDQGVEGSIWQLAKAYAAVNDSGVHQLVSHWLNTHTVIEPFVIATNRQLSVLHPIHKLLLPHFRDTMNINALARQILINGGGLLELTVFPAKYSMELSSVIYKDWIFPEQALPADLIKRGVAVEDSNSPHGVRLLIQDYPYAVDGLEIWSAIKSWVTEYCNYYYKSDDAVQKDAELQAWWKELREEGHGDKKDEPWWPKMQSVQELIDSCTITIWIASALHAAVNFGQYPYAGYLPNRPTLSRKFMPEPGSAEYEELKRNPDNVFLKTITPQLQTLVGISLIELLSRHASDTLYLGQRDSPEWTKDQEPLSAFERFGKKLGEIEDRIIQMNGDNQKWKNRSGPVKVPYTLLFPTSEEGLTGKGIPNSVSI; this is translated from the exons ATGATTTTGAACAAAATTGTGGATTCCATTACTGGAAAAGATGATGGGGAAAAAGTGAAAGGAACAGTTgtgttaatgaaaaaaaatgttttggaTTTTACTGATGTAACTGCCTCAATTGTCGATGGTGCTCTTGAATTCCTTGGCagaagagtttcttttcagttaATCAGTAATTCTGTTCATGATG CTAATGGTTTAGAAGGGAAACTGAGCAATCCAGCATACTTGGAAAATTGGATTACAAACATTACTCCAGTAGTTGCAGGGGAATCAACTTTTAGTGTTACATTTGATTGGGATGATGATGAGTTTGGAGTTCCAGGAGCATTTATTATCAAGAATTTGCATTTCAGTGAATTCTTTCTCAAGTCACTCACACTTGAACATGTCCCTAATCATGGAAAAGTCCATTTTGTATGCAATTCTTGGGTGTATCCTGCTTCTAAATACAAGTCTGACCGCATTTTCTTCGCGAATCAG GCTTATCTCCCAAGTGAAACACCAGAATTGTTACGAAAATACAGAGAAAATGAACTAGTAGCCTTAAGAGGAGATGGAACTGGAAAGCTTGAAGAATGGGACAGGGTTTATGACTATGCTTATTACAATGACTTGGGTGATCCAGACAAAGGCCAAGAGTATGCTAGGCCTGTCCTTGGAGGATCATCTCAGTATCCGTATCCTCGTAGAGGCAGGACAGGACGCAAACCAACCAAGACAG ATCCTAATACGGAGAGCAGGATCCCATTGCTTATGAGCTTAGATATATATGTGCCAAGGGACGAGCGATTTGGACATGTGAAGATGTCAGACTTCTTGACATTTGCTTTGAAATCCATTTCTCAGCTCCTCCTCCCCGAGTTTAAGGCTTTATTTGATAGCACGCCTAATGAATTTGATAGCTTTGCGGATGTACTTAAAATCTATGAAGGAGGAATCAAGTTGCCTCAGGGGCCTTTGTTTAAAGCCATTGTGGATGCTATTCCTTTGGAGATACTAAAACAACTCCTTTCTACTGATGGTGAAGGCCTACTCAAGTACCCGACACCTCAGGTTATCCAAG AGGATAAATCTGCCTGGAGGACGGATGAAGAATTCGGAAGAGAAATGCTAGCGGGAATCAATCCTGTCATAATTAGTAGACTCCAA GAATTCCCTCCAAAGAGCAAGTTGGATCCTAAAATATATGGCAACCAAACTAGCACAATTACCAGGGAGCAAATAGAGGACAAGTTAGATGGACTAACTGTTGATGAG GCAGTCAAGACTAACAGGCTATTCATATTGAACCATCATGACATCCTGATGCCGTATGTGAGGAGAATAAATACGACAACAAACACAAAAATGTATGCCACAAGAACTCTGCTCTTTCTGCAAGATGATGGAACTTTGAAGCCACTAGCAATTGAATTAAGTTTGCCACATCCAGACGGAGATCAATTTGGCGCTGTTAGCGAAGTTTTTACACCATCTGATCAAGGTGTTGAGGGTTCTATTTGGCAGTTGGCCAAAGCCTATGCAGCAGTGAATGATTCAGGCGTGCATCAGCTCGTCAGTCACTG GCTAAACACACACACAGTGATCGAGCCATTTGTGATTGCAACAAATAGGCAACTAAGTGTGCTTCACCCTATTCATAAGCTTCTCCTTCCTCATTTTCGTGATACAATGAACATAAATGCTTTAGCAAGACAAATCCTAATCAATGGTGGTGGACTTCTTGAATTGACCGTCTTTCCTGCCAAATATTCCATGGAACTGTCATCAGTAATTTACAAAGACTGGATTTTTCCTGAACAAGCACTTCCTGCTGATCTCATCAAAAG AGGAGTGGCTGTTGAGGACTCAAACTCCCCACATGGTGTTCGCTTACTGATTCAGGACTATCCATATGCTGTTGATGGGTTGGAAATTTGGTCAGCAATCAAAAGTTGGGTAACAGAATATTGCAACTACTATTACAAATCAGATGACGCGGTACAGAAAGACGCTGAACTCCAAGCCTGGTGGAAGGAGCTCCGCGAAGAAGGACATGGCGACAAGAAAGATGAGCCTTGGTGGCCTAAAATGCAAAGTGTGCAAGAGCTCATAGATTCCTGCACCATCACTATATGGATAGCTTCAGCACTTCATGCAGCAGTTAATTTTGGGCAATACCCTTATGCTGGTTATCTCCCTAATCGGCCTACATTAAGCCGGAAATTCATGCCAGAGCCAGGAAGTGCTGAGTATGAAGAGCTGAAGAGAAATCCAGATAATGTATTCCTCAAAACAATCACTCCTCAGCTGCAGACATTGGTTGGAATTTCCCTTATAGAGCTCTTGTCAAGGCATGCTTCGGATACCCTTTACCTCGGACAGAGGGACTCACCTGAATGGACAAAGGATCAAGAACCACTTTCAGCTTTTGAGAGGTTCGGAAAGAAGTTGGGTGAGATCGAGGATCGAATTATTCAGATGAATGGTGATAATCAGAAATGGAAGAACAGGTCAGGGCCTGTTAAAGTTCCATATACTTTGCTCTTTCCCACCAGTGAAGAGGGACTCACAGGCAAAGGAATCCCCAACAGTGTGTCTATATAG